A genomic stretch from Telopea speciosissima isolate NSW1024214 ecotype Mountain lineage chromosome 7, Tspe_v1, whole genome shotgun sequence includes:
- the LOC122667445 gene encoding pentatricopeptide repeat-containing protein At1g62914, mitochondrial-like: MKGMWRIMDALITSQNRIQMGRWSSLSPSLPLRLLLSSLSCSFSSKASKTHLRASRIELFKNSAEDDGCKSSTATSISVEEAFRRYHRMVHSQPFPKIIAFNQLFGTVARCKHYLTVISMYKNMFSLQIQPDIFTLNILLNCFCGSNRTDLGFSVFGIIMKHGFEPDIVTLTTLLKGLCTVDKIVEAKELFHRTLKEGYPCNEITYGTIINGLCKTGNTCEALEMFSTMELEGKCKPDVTTYSAIIDGLCKEGMVNEALNLFFDMVGKHISPNVVTYSSLIHAFCNLSMWKEAANLIHKMLNHGVSPDVITFSIMIDGLCKEGRTVEANKLFELMLQRGLKPDVVTLSSLIHGLCISGQLKEVTRLLNKMLELGVSPNVVTFNILIDVLCKAKRTAGAHKLFELMLQRGQKPNIVTFNSLIYGLCNSGQWEEATGQLNKMLGLGVFPNVVTLSILIDGLCKDGRIDEAHKLFELMLQGGQKPDIVTSSSLIHGLCSSGWLNKMFGLGVSPDVMTFNILIDGLCKKGRIAEARKLFDLMLQRGQKPDVVTVSSMIHGLCNYGQSEEAIGLLNKMLRLGISPNIVTLSVLVFGIDNSGQWKEITKLLNDLLD; the protein is encoded by the coding sequence ATGAAGGGGATGTGGAGAATTATGGATGCTCTCATTACATCTCAAAATCGAATTCAAATGGGTAGGTGGTCTTCTCTTAGCCCTTCTCTTCCGCTGCGTCTGcttctttcatctctttcttgttccttttcttctaaaGCTTCAAAAACACATCTGCGAGCGAGTCGTATCGAATTGTTCAAGAATTCTGCAGAAGATGATGGATGCAAGTCAAGTACAGCTACCTCCATTAGTGTTGAGGAAGCATTCCGCCGATACCACCGAATGGTTCACTCACAACCCTTTCCAAAAATTATCGCTTTCAACCAATTATTTGGTACAGTTGCCAGATGCAAACATTATTTGACTGTGATTTCTATGTACAAAAATATGTTTTCCTTGCAAATACAGCCCGATATCTTTACTCTGAACATCTTACTCAACTGTTTCTGTGGGTCGAATCGGAcagatttgggtttctctgtCTTTGGGATCATCATGAAACATGGTTTTGAGCCAGATATTGTCACATTGACTACCCTACTTAAGGGGCTCTGCACGGTGGATAAAATTGTGGAGGCTAAAGAGTTGTTCCACAGGACACTTAAAGAAGGTTATCCTTGTAATGAAATTACGTACGGAACCATAATCAATGGGCTCTGCAAGACTGGAAACACTTGTGAGGCTCTTGAAATGTTTAGCACAATGGAACTCGAGGGTAAATGTAAGCCTGATGTTACCACGTATAGTGCAATCATCGATGGCCTTTGCAAAGAAGGAATGGTAAATGAGGCTCTGAACCTATTCTTTGATATGGTCGGGAAACATATTTCCCCTAATGTTGTTACCTACAGTAGTTTGATTCATGCGTTTTGCAATTTAAGTATGTGGAAAGAAGCTGCAAATTTAATACATAAAATGTTGAACCATGGAGTATCACCAGATGTTATTACCTTCAGCATTATGATAGATGGTCTTTGCAAAGAAGGAAGGACCGTTGAAGCAAATAAGTTGTTTGAATTGATGCTTCAAAGAGGACTGAAGCCTGATGTTGTCACTCTAAGCTCTTTGATTCATGGCCTATGCATTTCTGGCCAATTAAAAGAAGTGACTAGGTTGCTAAATAAAATGTTGGAACTAGGAGTATCTCCTAATGTCGTGACTTTCAACATTCTGATAGATGTTCTTTGCAAAGCCAAAAGGACTGCTGGAGCACATAAGTTGTTTGAATTGATGCTTCAAAGAGGACAGAAACCTAATATTGTCACTTTCAACTCTTTGATTTATGGTCTATGCAATTCTGGCCAATGGGAAGAAGCCACTGGACAGCTAAATAAAATGTTGGGACTAGGAGTCTTTCCTAATGTCGTGACTCTCAGCATTCTGATAGATGGTCTTTGCAAAGATGGAAGGATTGATGAAGCACATAAGTTGTTTGAATTGATGCTTCAAGGAGGACAGAAGCCTGATATTGTCACTTCCAGCTCTTTGATTCATGGTCTATGTTCCAGTGGATGGCTAAATAAAATGTTTGGACTAGGAGTCTCTCCTGATGTCATGACTTTCAACATTCTGATCGATGGTCTTTGCAAAAAGGGAAGGATTGCTGAAGCACGTAAGTTGTTTGATTTGATGCTTCAAAGAGGACAAAAGCCTGATGTTGTCACTGTCAGCTCTATGATTCATGGCCTATGCAATTATGGCCAATCGGAAGAAGCCATTGGATTGCTAAACAAAATGTTAAGATTAGGAATCTCTCCTAATATCGTGACCTTAAGTGTTTTGGTTTTTGGCATAGACAATTCTGGCCAGTGGAAAGAAATCACTAAATTGTTGAATGATTTGTTGGATTAA